Proteins encoded by one window of Corynebacterium amycolatum:
- the leuA gene encoding 2-isopropylmalate synthase, with the protein MSPSDAFISAPSVISTPAGEIPEGQPAWNKQRNSQMATNRYLPYDQEVQDFQLKDRTWPDKRITKAPVWCAVDLRDGNQALIDPMSPERKRRMFELLVQMGYKEIEVGFPSASQTDYNFVREIIEKNMIPDDVTIQVLVQAREHLIRRTFEACAGAKNVIVHFYNSTSILQRDVVFRKDKDAIKKIATDAAELIKTIAKDYPDTNWRWEYSPESYTGTEVEYAKEVVDAVVDVIDPTPENPIIINLPSTVEMITPNVYADSIEWMHRNLNRRDSIILSLHPHNDRGTGIATAELGYMAGADRIEGCLFGNGERTGNVCLVTLGLNMLTQGVDPQIDFSDIDLIRRTVEYCNQLRVPERHPYGGDLVFTAFSGSHQDAVNKGLDAMADKVRPGAAVKELSDEDLRAVTWEVPYLPIDPKDVGRSYEAVIRVNSQSGKGGVAYIMKTDHGMNLPRSMQVEFSSVVQAVTDAEGGEVNSKAIWDIFAGEYLDREAPLEQIALTVDAPQNESDATKIKAHIVYEGKEQTVEGVGNGPLAAYANALEKLGINVDVQEYVQHARTAGDDAEAAAYVLADVNGTKVWGSGIAGSITYASLKAVTSAVNRALA; encoded by the coding sequence ATGTCTCCTTCCGACGCTTTTATTTCCGCTCCTTCTGTAATCTCCACTCCTGCTGGCGAGATTCCGGAAGGACAGCCTGCTTGGAATAAGCAGCGCAACTCCCAGATGGCAACCAACCGCTACCTGCCTTACGACCAGGAAGTTCAGGACTTCCAGCTGAAGGACCGCACCTGGCCGGACAAGCGCATTACTAAGGCACCGGTTTGGTGTGCCGTCGACCTGCGCGATGGCAACCAGGCGCTGATTGATCCGATGAGCCCGGAGCGCAAGCGCCGCATGTTCGAGCTGCTGGTTCAGATGGGCTACAAGGAAATTGAGGTCGGATTCCCGTCCGCTTCCCAGACCGATTACAACTTCGTGCGCGAGATCATTGAGAAGAACATGATCCCGGACGACGTCACCATCCAGGTTCTGGTTCAGGCTCGCGAGCACCTGATCCGCCGCACCTTCGAGGCGTGCGCCGGCGCTAAGAACGTCATCGTTCACTTCTACAACTCCACCTCGATCCTGCAGCGCGATGTTGTGTTCCGTAAGGACAAGGACGCAATCAAGAAGATTGCCACCGACGCCGCAGAGCTGATTAAGACCATCGCGAAGGACTACCCGGACACCAACTGGCGTTGGGAGTACTCGCCGGAGTCCTACACCGGCACCGAGGTTGAGTACGCCAAAGAAGTTGTCGACGCCGTGGTGGATGTCATCGACCCGACGCCGGAGAACCCAATCATCATCAACCTGCCGTCGACCGTGGAGATGATCACTCCGAACGTCTACGCAGACTCCATCGAGTGGATGCACCGCAACCTCAACCGCCGCGACTCCATCATCCTGTCGCTGCACCCGCACAACGACCGCGGTACCGGCATCGCCACCGCCGAGCTGGGCTACATGGCCGGCGCCGACCGCATCGAGGGCTGCCTCTTCGGCAACGGCGAGCGCACCGGTAACGTCTGCCTGGTCACCCTGGGCCTGAACATGCTGACCCAGGGGGTCGACCCGCAGATTGACTTCTCCGACATCGACCTGATCCGCCGCACCGTCGAGTACTGCAACCAGCTGCGCGTTCCGGAGCGCCATCCGTACGGCGGCGACCTGGTCTTCACCGCTTTCTCCGGTTCCCACCAGGACGCCGTGAACAAGGGCCTCGACGCAATGGCAGACAAGGTCCGCCCGGGCGCTGCCGTCAAGGAGCTTTCCGACGAGGACCTGCGCGCGGTGACCTGGGAGGTTCCTTACCTGCCCATCGATCCGAAGGACGTTGGTCGTTCTTACGAGGCCGTTATTCGCGTGAACTCCCAGTCCGGTAAGGGCGGCGTGGCCTACATCATGAAGACGGACCACGGTATGAACCTGCCGCGCTCCATGCAGGTTGAGTTCTCCTCCGTCGTGCAGGCAGTCACCGACGCCGAGGGCGGCGAGGTCAACTCCAAGGCGATTTGGGACATCTTCGCAGGTGAGTACCTGGACCGCGAGGCTCCGCTCGAGCAGATCGCCCTGACTGTCGATGCCCCTCAGAACGAGTCGGATGCCACCAAGATCAAGGCTCACATCGTCTACGAGGGTAAAGAGCAGACCGTCGAGGGGGTCGGCAACGGCCCGCTGGCCGCTTACGCCAACGCTCTGGAGAAGCTCGGCATCAACGTCGACGTTCAGGAGTATGTCCAGCACGCTCGCACCGCAGGTGACGATGCCGAGGCTGCGGCCTACGTCCTCGCAGATGTCAACGGCACCAAGGTCTGGGGCTCCGGCATCGCTGGTTCCATCACCTACGCATCGCTGAAGGCAGTCACCAGCGCGGTCAACCGCGCACTGGCTTAA
- a CDS encoding type 1 glutamine amidotransferase yields MSELSIGLILPDVLGTYGDDGNALVLRQRARMRGIDAEIVPIKLGDSVPTNLDIYTVGGGEDVAQTIAVEHLINDGGIKKAADAGKQILAICAGFQIFGNSFRAGGRDVAGLGLVDCTTDSLPTRAIGEICTLVDPTNGLLDDVDASPLTGFENHMGRTTLGADAKPLGRVVRGVGNSGPEVEQADSGIAPGVDVAALNPAGGVEGAVQGSIICTYLHGPVLARNPQLADLMLARATDQDLSSLAPLDLEVVDKLREERILSKPRPKSER; encoded by the coding sequence ATGAGCGAGCTATCTATCGGTCTGATCCTCCCGGACGTGCTGGGCACCTACGGCGATGATGGAAATGCGCTGGTGCTGCGGCAACGCGCGCGGATGCGTGGGATTGACGCCGAGATCGTCCCGATTAAGCTGGGCGATTCCGTACCCACCAACCTGGACATTTACACCGTCGGTGGCGGCGAGGACGTCGCGCAGACCATCGCGGTGGAGCACCTGATTAACGACGGCGGCATCAAGAAGGCAGCCGATGCCGGCAAGCAGATCCTCGCAATTTGCGCAGGCTTCCAGATCTTCGGCAATTCTTTCCGCGCGGGCGGACGCGACGTCGCAGGTCTCGGTCTTGTCGACTGCACCACCGATTCGCTGCCCACGCGCGCAATCGGCGAAATCTGCACGCTCGTCGATCCCACGAACGGTTTGCTTGACGACGTCGACGCCAGCCCGCTGACTGGCTTCGAAAACCACATGGGTCGCACGACCCTGGGAGCCGATGCGAAGCCGCTTGGTCGGGTTGTCCGTGGCGTGGGCAACTCCGGCCCTGAGGTAGAGCAGGCGGACTCCGGGATTGCTCCGGGAGTAGACGTTGCTGCACTTAACCCCGCCGGTGGCGTCGAGGGCGCGGTGCAGGGCTCGATTATCTGTACCTACCTGCACGGACCTGTGTTGGCCCGCAATCCGCAGCTGGCCGACCTGATGCTGGCCCGCGCGACCGACCAGGACCTGTCGAGCCTGGCTCCTCTGGACCTTGAGGTCGTGGATAAGCTGCGCGAAGAGCGCATCCTGTCCAAGCCGCGTCCGAAGAGCGAGCGCTAG
- a CDS encoding YhgE/Pip domain-containing protein, with protein MQTSWSILKRDLRRLRNSPRVWVIIIGVMITPALYSWFNIPGFWDPYEHTENIGVAIVNEDKGASSTVTGSLNIGNQVVKQLKQNHELGWQFPDAEKADRDLKRGKVYASITIPSNFSQEMVDLIQGKGHPAKLTYRANQKINAISPHITAQGASGIDGQISASFNKEIAKAVTEQVKEAGGLMQGRFDAARLNSADAFQDVADAVANSRDEVGAIQEQIGDLQPTIAQIKKTLGSVDTALDDAQDALTQVQAITGELNNEVLNFSADLNDAYLQGSTALVEGTGNANAAIGAMTGNLQGAISRSDSATAAAEDIVKQADQVIGGLNSLLDASPLNGPDKQAIQRTIDALDESNATNKELVEGLKNVSGSAQGTLDSLNATSEALAQATKDGKAASDQIREASQDALPQLSRALNQLNARVGSYAAALGAQKDTVRETSALLDATSGQLSAANQVLESFKADLDGVRDGLETARLDVLTLGTTEEREAMEMVNDLDPEGISQFLSDPAEIQTEAVFPVDHYGSGMAALFTNLSLWIGAFILIVIFRVEVDAEGFKEITVGQAYMGRTLLLGIIAIFQALIVSIGDIVIGVQNVSAVAFVLTCVVVELCYLAIIYSMVAAFGHVGRGIAVVLAFIQIPGAAGLYPIEMTPDFFQALNPFLPLTYGIDALRETIGGFYSNYYLKNMLTLMVMAVIAYVVGYWLRRSLSSVNVLVNHQLEEGGLVNNEEVHLVGSGYKLSDLVFALRNREEYQTRVDERMENLRGSYTLFMRIAIGVAVVALVILGILARNYPDQKALFFGLACLFVLLCLAYIAVREYVKQSVIHAQELSELSEEELRAYMEHQTSHPHAYSLENAGDTFEPQTKVSSASVKTSPEGEA; from the coding sequence GTGCAAACTAGCTGGTCTATTCTTAAGCGAGACTTGCGCCGTCTCCGCAATAGCCCAAGAGTGTGGGTAATCATCATCGGTGTGATGATTACCCCTGCCTTGTACTCCTGGTTCAACATCCCAGGCTTCTGGGATCCGTACGAGCACACCGAGAACATCGGTGTGGCAATTGTGAATGAGGACAAAGGCGCGAGTTCCACGGTTACTGGAAGCCTCAATATCGGTAACCAGGTGGTCAAACAACTAAAACAAAATCATGAACTGGGCTGGCAGTTCCCCGATGCCGAGAAGGCAGACCGAGATCTAAAGCGCGGTAAGGTCTATGCCTCAATCACCATTCCGTCGAATTTCTCCCAGGAAATGGTTGATCTGATCCAAGGCAAGGGGCATCCAGCAAAACTGACCTACCGCGCTAACCAGAAGATCAACGCAATCTCGCCGCACATCACGGCGCAGGGCGCGTCCGGCATTGATGGTCAGATCTCCGCTTCCTTTAATAAGGAGATCGCGAAGGCGGTCACCGAGCAGGTCAAGGAAGCTGGCGGTCTGATGCAAGGCCGGTTCGACGCTGCCCGTCTCAATTCCGCCGACGCTTTCCAGGATGTCGCTGATGCGGTTGCCAATAGCCGCGATGAAGTCGGCGCTATCCAGGAGCAGATTGGCGATCTGCAGCCGACGATTGCGCAGATTAAGAAGACTCTTGGCAGCGTAGATACGGCCCTCGACGATGCCCAGGATGCGTTGACGCAGGTGCAGGCGATTACTGGTGAGCTCAACAACGAGGTCCTGAATTTCTCCGCGGATCTCAACGATGCCTACCTGCAGGGCAGTACCGCCCTGGTAGAGGGCACCGGCAATGCCAACGCCGCGATCGGCGCGATGACTGGCAATCTGCAGGGCGCAATTTCCCGTTCGGATTCCGCGACGGCTGCGGCGGAGGACATCGTCAAGCAGGCGGATCAGGTCATTGGTGGGCTGAATTCCCTGTTGGATGCCAGCCCGCTCAACGGCCCGGATAAGCAGGCAATCCAGCGCACCATCGATGCGCTCGACGAGAGCAACGCCACCAATAAAGAGCTGGTGGAGGGCCTGAAGAACGTCTCCGGCTCGGCGCAGGGAACTCTCGACTCCCTCAACGCCACCAGCGAGGCATTGGCGCAGGCCACCAAGGACGGCAAGGCCGCCTCGGATCAGATCCGCGAGGCGTCCCAGGACGCGCTCCCGCAGTTGAGCAGGGCGCTTAATCAGCTCAACGCGCGCGTGGGCTCGTACGCGGCGGCGCTCGGCGCGCAAAAGGACACCGTCCGGGAAACGTCCGCGCTTCTCGACGCTACGAGTGGGCAGCTTTCCGCCGCGAATCAGGTCCTCGAGAGTTTCAAGGCTGACCTTGATGGCGTACGCGATGGCCTGGAAACCGCGCGTCTCGATGTTCTTACCCTGGGCACCACCGAAGAGCGCGAAGCTATGGAAATGGTCAATGACCTCGACCCCGAGGGAATTTCGCAGTTCCTGAGCGATCCGGCCGAGATCCAGACTGAGGCCGTGTTCCCGGTGGATCACTACGGCTCGGGTATGGCGGCGCTGTTTACCAACCTGTCGTTGTGGATTGGCGCGTTCATCCTGATTGTGATTTTCCGCGTGGAAGTTGATGCGGAAGGTTTCAAGGAAATCACGGTCGGCCAGGCGTACATGGGCCGTACCTTGCTGCTGGGCATCATCGCTATTTTCCAGGCGCTGATTGTCTCCATCGGTGACATTGTCATTGGTGTGCAGAATGTCAGCGCGGTTGCGTTCGTCCTCACCTGTGTCGTGGTGGAGTTGTGTTATCTCGCCATTATTTACAGTATGGTGGCGGCATTTGGGCACGTGGGACGCGGTATCGCCGTGGTGCTCGCGTTTATTCAAATCCCTGGTGCCGCCGGTCTCTATCCAATTGAGATGACACCGGACTTCTTCCAGGCACTGAATCCGTTCTTGCCGTTGACCTACGGTATTGATGCTCTCCGCGAGACAATTGGTGGTTTCTACTCCAATTACTACCTGAAGAACATGCTCACCCTAATGGTCATGGCAGTGATCGCCTACGTGGTCGGCTACTGGCTGCGCCGCAGCTTGTCCTCGGTCAACGTCTTGGTTAACCACCAGCTTGAAGAGGGCGGTCTGGTCAACAACGAAGAAGTCCATCTGGTCGGTAGTGGGTACAAGCTCAGTGACCTGGTCTTCGCGCTGCGCAACCGCGAGGAGTACCAGACGCGAGTCGATGAGCGGATGGAGAACCTGCGTGGCAGCTACACGCTGTTCATGCGCATTGCCATTGGTGTCGCAGTGGTCGCCCTGGTGATACTGGGTATTCTGGCCCGCAACTACCCGGATCAGAAGGCCCTGTTCTTCGGTCTAGCCTGCCTGTTCGTACTGCTCTGCCTCGCTTACATCGCGGTGCGCGAGTACGTCAAGCAGTCTGTGATTCACGCCCAGGAGCTCAGCGAGCTGTCGGAGGAAGAGCTGCGCGCCTACATGGAGCACCAGACTTCCCATCCGCATGCGTACTCGTTGGAAAATGCTGGCGATACGTTTGAGCCACAGACGAAGGTGTCGTCGGCAAGCGTGAAGACTTCCCCAGAAGGTGAAGCCTAA
- a CDS encoding MurT ligase domain-containing protein → MKEGTSHNGVSDHRRDRASSPSLRARFATAAAHAATWASRKSGRGAGGMIGGLIAQKIDPRILASLGKGRPAAIITGTNGKSTTTRMFAAAMRAAGHNVATNEGGDNMDAGIISALLATPDADSLVLEVDELHVPHIAEDLKPQVLVLLNLSRDQLDRVGEINKIEATLRAAVDANPQATVIANCDDPLIASAAWDAKKVIWVSAGGGWTNDATSSPRTGGPIIQDGHNWYAVKPLPDGSEFKRPEPDYRITAEGVITPAGDTLPMNLTLPGNANRGNATLAIAGAVDMGADLEKSLRATETVDNVAGRYSTMIVRDDKGAEKHVRMLLAKNPAGWQEALSMVDRTADAVVIAVNGHVADGEDLSWLWDVRFEDFDGMDVLSAGERGTDLAVRLLYAGIDARLVANPLQAIRSCEARGSSSSVTRVEVLANYTAFRDLKRDIERAQEEK, encoded by the coding sequence ATGAAAGAAGGCACTTCACATAACGGCGTAAGTGACCACCGTCGCGATCGCGCAAGCTCCCCGAGCCTGCGTGCTCGGTTTGCGACTGCCGCCGCCCACGCCGCCACCTGGGCCTCCCGGAAGTCCGGCCGCGGCGCGGGTGGGATGATTGGTGGCCTGATTGCGCAGAAGATTGACCCGCGCATTCTGGCTTCCCTCGGCAAGGGACGCCCGGCCGCGATCATCACTGGCACCAACGGCAAGTCCACCACCACCCGCATGTTCGCGGCCGCCATGCGCGCCGCTGGCCACAACGTGGCCACCAACGAGGGCGGCGACAACATGGACGCGGGTATTATCTCCGCGCTGCTCGCCACTCCCGATGCGGACAGCCTGGTCCTGGAGGTCGATGAGCTGCACGTCCCGCACATCGCAGAGGATCTGAAACCACAGGTCCTGGTGCTGCTGAACCTGTCCCGCGACCAGCTCGACCGCGTCGGCGAGATTAACAAGATTGAGGCCACACTCCGCGCTGCGGTGGACGCTAACCCGCAGGCGACGGTCATCGCCAACTGCGACGACCCACTCATCGCGTCGGCTGCATGGGATGCCAAGAAGGTTATTTGGGTCTCCGCGGGCGGTGGCTGGACCAACGATGCCACCTCTTCCCCGCGCACCGGCGGCCCCATCATCCAGGACGGGCACAACTGGTATGCCGTGAAGCCACTCCCGGATGGCTCGGAGTTCAAACGCCCAGAGCCGGACTACCGCATCACAGCCGAGGGCGTCATCACGCCTGCTGGCGACACCCTTCCCATGAACCTCACGCTGCCGGGTAACGCCAACCGTGGCAACGCCACCTTGGCGATCGCGGGCGCTGTCGATATGGGTGCGGACCTGGAGAAATCCCTCCGCGCCACCGAAACCGTCGACAACGTCGCGGGCCGCTACTCCACCATGATTGTGCGAGATGACAAGGGCGCCGAGAAGCACGTGCGCATGCTGCTGGCCAAGAACCCGGCCGGCTGGCAAGAGGCGCTGTCCATGGTCGACCGCACTGCGGATGCAGTGGTCATCGCGGTCAACGGTCACGTCGCTGACGGCGAGGACCTGTCCTGGCTGTGGGATGTCCGCTTCGAGGACTTCGACGGCATGGATGTGTTATCCGCGGGCGAACGCGGAACTGACCTCGCGGTGCGGTTGCTGTATGCGGGCATTGATGCGAGGTTGGTCGCAAATCCGCTGCAGGCGATCCGGTCGTGTGAGGCGCGGGGGTCGTCGTCAAGCGTCACCCGAGTTGAGGTGCTGGCGAACTACACCGCCTTCCGCGATCTGAAGCGCGACATCGAACGAGCACAGGAGGAAAAGTAA
- a CDS encoding exonuclease domain-containing protein encodes MTESAREERNATGTSSHTKRRRRNRRRSQRASGAGQRQGQHNPQHRTDPAATAATTPATAETAATKAADEHKQFSSAEDAPYAIVSIQATGIHPKTSRLVSLGVSTADSSGNIVDTWHVVINPTEDPGPTHLHGLEPADFEGAPKFGVIQAKLAHALDGRTLVAHNAPLVWGFIVAEAKRARRQANRERSARNKRGRRRTRTRVARIPAPARIADTLETARRQGKRLDDARLRAVARAYGLDVPSPEASIAGISVPERVRTLDDVTTTLALFRAQGGLDEGATLNMYTPDQLREDIVGLQRSAVRVDAMEAPRPVENPGRYTPGRKLAAGMEFVVAPEVSLDPDDLIAAGVRAGLAYSEKVTRESSVLVCNRPADVTPDQLTGKAMHAHRKDIPIVSDEAFLRLVGEMEK; translated from the coding sequence ATGACTGAATCGGCGCGCGAGGAGCGCAATGCGACTGGGACCTCTTCTCATACGAAGAGGAGGCGGCGGAATCGTCGTCGTTCTCAACGCGCGTCGGGAGCTGGACAGCGCCAGGGCCAGCACAATCCGCAGCACCGAACCGACCCGGCTGCAACCGCCGCAACCACACCGGCCACAGCCGAGACCGCCGCAACAAAGGCCGCTGACGAGCACAAACAGTTCTCGTCGGCGGAGGACGCTCCCTACGCAATCGTGTCCATCCAGGCCACGGGCATCCATCCCAAGACGTCTCGGCTGGTCAGCCTGGGAGTGTCCACCGCCGACAGCAGCGGCAACATCGTGGACACCTGGCATGTCGTCATCAATCCCACCGAAGATCCCGGCCCGACACACCTCCACGGCCTCGAGCCCGCGGACTTCGAGGGGGCGCCGAAGTTCGGGGTGATCCAGGCCAAGCTCGCGCACGCGCTCGATGGGCGCACGTTGGTTGCTCATAATGCACCGCTGGTCTGGGGTTTTATAGTCGCCGAGGCCAAGAGGGCCCGTCGTCAAGCGAATCGTGAGCGGTCCGCACGGAACAAGCGGGGGCGTCGTCGTACGCGTACTCGCGTCGCGCGGATTCCGGCGCCCGCGCGGATTGCCGATACGTTGGAAACGGCGCGTCGCCAGGGCAAACGGCTTGACGACGCTCGCCTGCGCGCCGTCGCGCGCGCCTACGGCCTCGATGTGCCTTCACCCGAGGCATCGATTGCCGGCATCTCGGTGCCAGAGCGGGTGCGGACGTTGGATGATGTCACCACTACGCTTGCGCTGTTCCGCGCACAGGGTGGATTGGACGAGGGCGCAACCCTGAACATGTACACGCCCGACCAGCTGCGCGAGGACATTGTGGGCCTGCAGCGCTCGGCAGTGCGTGTCGACGCGATGGAGGCGCCGCGCCCCGTGGAGAACCCCGGCCGCTATACACCAGGGCGGAAGCTCGCTGCGGGCATGGAGTTCGTCGTGGCACCAGAGGTGTCGCTGGACCCGGATGATTTGATTGCGGCGGGCGTGCGGGCTGGGCTGGCGTACTCGGAGAAGGTCACGCGAGAGTCGTCGGTGCTGGTGTGTAACCGGCCTGCGGATGTGACGCCGGATCAACTGACTGGCAAGGCCATGCATGCCCACCGGAAGGACATTCCGATTGTTTCCGATGAGGCATTTTTGCGGCTGGTCGGAGAGATGGAGAAGTAG
- a CDS encoding YbaB/EbfC family nucleoid-associated protein has protein sequence MTQPDMNAILQQAQQMQAQLQAAQQEIVASTIVGEAGGGLVKVTMQGSGEVTDIAIDPKVVDPEDVDGLQDLVLAAFQDATAKVQSLAEQKMGPLSQGFDGLGGLGF, from the coding sequence ATGACTCAGCCAGATATGAACGCAATTCTGCAGCAGGCACAGCAGATGCAGGCGCAGCTGCAGGCAGCACAGCAGGAGATCGTCGCCTCCACCATCGTCGGTGAGGCCGGTGGCGGTCTGGTCAAGGTGACTATGCAGGGCTCGGGCGAGGTCACGGACATCGCCATTGATCCGAAGGTCGTAGACCCGGAGGATGTCGACGGGCTGCAGGACCTGGTCCTCGCAGCTTTCCAGGACGCTACCGCTAAGGTGCAGTCGCTGGCAGAGCAGAAGATGGGCCCGCTGTCCCAGGGCTTCGACGGTCTCGGTGGCCTCGGTTTCTAA
- the recR gene encoding recombination mediator RecR, whose protein sequence is MFEGPLQDLIDEFSRLPGIGPKSAQRIAFYLMKAEPEDIGRLQSALGRVREGVQFCRVCGNISESDVCQYCSDTRRDRGLVCVVEEARDIQAIERTGEYNGRYHVLGGALDPLGGIGPNELNIRTLLQRIAGVLDDVDETEPPEIHEVIIATDPNTEGEATATYLARLLRDFPDLEVTRLASGMPLGGDLEFVDELTLSRALTGRLKV, encoded by the coding sequence TTGTTCGAGGGACCACTCCAAGATCTCATTGATGAGTTCTCGCGCCTGCCGGGCATCGGCCCGAAGTCAGCTCAGCGTATCGCTTTCTACTTGATGAAGGCGGAGCCGGAGGACATCGGGCGACTCCAATCCGCGCTGGGGCGGGTGCGCGAGGGTGTGCAATTCTGCCGGGTCTGCGGCAACATCTCGGAAAGCGACGTGTGCCAGTACTGCTCGGACACACGCCGCGACCGTGGTCTGGTGTGCGTCGTTGAAGAGGCGCGCGATATCCAGGCCATCGAGCGCACGGGGGAGTACAACGGTCGCTACCACGTGCTCGGCGGGGCGCTCGATCCGCTCGGCGGCATCGGTCCGAACGAGCTCAATATCCGCACGCTGCTGCAACGTATCGCCGGCGTGCTTGACGACGTCGACGAGACCGAGCCCCCCGAAATCCACGAGGTCATCATCGCGACTGACCCCAACACCGAGGGCGAAGCAACCGCGACCTATTTGGCCCGGCTGCTCCGGGACTTCCCGGATCTCGAGGTCACTCGGTTGGCCTCCGGCATGCCGCTCGGCGGTGACTTGGAGTTCGTCGATGAACTCACCTTGTCCCGCGCGCTGACGGGCCGGCTGAAGGTCTAG